Proteins from a genomic interval of Spea bombifrons isolate aSpeBom1 chromosome 4, aSpeBom1.2.pri, whole genome shotgun sequence:
- the LOC128490728 gene encoding lysozyme C-like — MLYIHCATLFFDDVCILICIFIYSPGVCLAKHESDYSTTAINDNGPSRDYGIFQINSKWWCDDGKTPGSKNACGISCQRLLDDNILDDIECAKRVVSDPNGMGAWVAWRKKCKGKDLSPYTAGC, encoded by the exons ATGCTTTACATACACTGTGCAACCCTGTTTTTTGatgatgtgtgtatattaatatgtatattcatatattcacCAGGGGTATGCCTTGCCAAACACGAGAGTGATTATAGTACCACAGCCATCAACGACAATGGCCCTAGCCGGGACTATGGAATATTTCAAATCAACAGCAAATGGTGGTGTGATGATGGGAAGACACCAGGAAGTAAAAATGCATGCGGAATCAGCTGTCAAA GGCTTTTGGATGATAACATTCTTGATGACATAGAATGCGCTAAGAGGGTTGTAAGTGACCCCAATGGCATGGGAGCCTG ggTTGCCTGGAGAAAGAAGTGCAAGGGGAAAGACTTGAGTCCATATACTGCAGGATGCTAA